A single Natranaerobius thermophilus JW/NM-WN-LF DNA region contains:
- a CDS encoding cyclodeaminase/cyclohydrolase family protein, protein MSLTEKTVEEFLEVLSSKEPAPGGGSVSALAGSLGSCLTTMVGNLTIGKKRYRNLDEAEQRELDEKFEQVQKIKTNLDNLIDRDKEAFDEVMAAVKMPKETEEEKAKRREALQKATQTALEVPLETARECLKVLQLQEAFARNGNPNAITDVGVGALMAYAGIEGAIYNVKINLSDLKDENYKKQVEQEVEKLLTEGQQLKEKIQSMVDEKM, encoded by the coding sequence ATGTCTTTAACTGAAAAGACAGTGGAGGAGTTTTTGGAGGTGCTATCAAGTAAAGAACCAGCACCGGGGGGAGGCAGTGTTAGTGCCTTAGCTGGAAGCCTGGGAAGTTGTTTAACCACTATGGTAGGTAATTTAACAATTGGAAAAAAGAGATATCGAAATTTGGATGAAGCAGAGCAACGCGAATTAGACGAAAAATTTGAACAAGTTCAAAAAATAAAAACTAATTTGGATAATTTAATTGATAGGGATAAAGAAGCCTTTGATGAGGTGATGGCTGCTGTAAAAATGCCCAAAGAAACTGAAGAGGAAAAAGCCAAGAGAAGGGAAGCTCTTCAAAAAGCAACTCAAACAGCTCTTGAGGTTCCCTTAGAAACTGCTAGGGAATGCTTGAAGGTCTTGCAGTTACAGGAAGCCTTTGCTAGGAATGGGAATCCAAATGCAATAACTGATGTTGGTGTAGGAGCATTAATGGCTTATGCGGGTATTGAAGGTGCTATCTACAATGTAAAAATAAATTTGAGTGATTTAAAAGATGAAAATTACAAGAAGCAAGTGGAGCAAGAGGTGGAAAAACTTCTTACTGAAGGTCAACAGTTGAAAGAAAAAATTCAGAGTATGGTCGACGAAAAAATGTAG